AGGTCATCCGGAACGCGCTCGTCGAGGCGACCGAGGAGATGTCCGTCACGCTCCAGCGCACCGCCTATTCGACGAACATCAAGACGCGGCTCGACTACTCCTGCGCCTTCGTGGACGCGGACGGGCGGATGATCGCGCAGGCGTTCTGCCAGCCAGCCCACCTCGTGACGATCGGGCGGCTCGTCCCGCGGGCGGTGGCCGAGTACGAGGCGGAGCACGGCGAGGGGACGCTGGGTCCCGGGGACGGGCTGCTGGTCAACGATCCGCACCGGCAGGCGAGCCACCTCAACGACGTCTTCCTCATCGCGCCCTTCTTCCACGGGGGGGAACTCGTGGGATACGTCGCCAACTGCTGCCACCACGTGGACGTGGGGGGCGGGGCCCCGGCGAGCATCGGCGCGTTCCGCGAGATCTACCAGGAGGGGATCATCCTCCCTGTCGTGAAGCTGTTCGACGGCGGCGACCTGGTGGACGACGTGCTGAAGCTCATGCTCGCCAACGTGCGCGCGAAGAAGGAGGTGGCGGGCGACCTGCGCGCGCAGCACGCGGCGAACGAGATCGGACTGCGTCGGCTGTCCGCGCTGTGGGAGCGCTACGGCGCCGACCTGCTGGGTTCGTACATGAATCGGATGATCGAGTACAGCGAGCGGCGGCTGCGCGCGGAACTGGCGGAGCTTCCGCGGGGCGAGTTCGCGGCGGAGGGGTGTCTCGACGACGACGGGATCACCGGGGAGCCCGTTCGCTTGCAGGTCCGGATCCGGTTCGACGGCACGACGGCGCGCTTCGACTTCACGGGAACCGACGCGCAGCGCGCGGCGCCCATGCACTGCAATCTCACGCAGTGCTTCACCGCCTGCGTCTATGTGCTGAAGTGCCTGGTCGACCCCGACATCCCGCTGAACGAGGGGTTCTACCGCCCCATCGAGGTGGTGGCGCCGGAGGGATCCGCGGTGAACGTCCGGCCGCCGGCGGGAGTCGTCGGCGGATGGGAGGTCGCGATGCGGCTGTGCGACATCATGTTCCGGGCGCTCGCGGACCCCATGCCGGAACGCGTTCCCGCGGGAACGAAGGGGATGA
The sequence above is drawn from the Candidatus Palauibacter australiensis genome and encodes:
- a CDS encoding hydantoinase B/oxoprolinase family protein; translated protein: MSSVDPVLFEVIRNALVEATEEMSVTLQRTAYSTNIKTRLDYSCAFVDADGRMIAQAFCQPAHLVTIGRLVPRAVAEYEAEHGEGTLGPGDGLLVNDPHRQASHLNDVFLIAPFFHGGELVGYVANCCHHVDVGGGAPASIGAFREIYQEGIILPVVKLFDGGDLVDDVLKLMLANVRAKKEVAGDLRAQHAANEIGLRRLSALWERYGADLLGSYMNRMIEYSERRLRAELAELPRGEFAAEGCLDDDGITGEPVRLQVRIRFDGTTARFDFTGTDAQRAAPMHCNLTQCFTACVYVLKCLVDPDIPLNEGFYRPIEVVAPEGSAVNVRPPAGVVGGWEVAMRLCDIMFRALADPMPERVPAGTKGMICHVGFGGEDPATGEYYCFLETLAGGYGGRHDTDGPDAVQTHIQNTQNAPIEETELNYPVRIHEYSLVPDSEGAGRRRGGLALCREYEFVGHEPTFTTLADRARFPAHGLRGGDDGRVASYRLISGGEARDLGSKATVQLKTGDRVRIETAGGGGFGPAHERDPDAVLLDAREGRISRARARAAYGVALKLGEWAVDLAETKRLRRAPGR